In the Vanessa atalanta chromosome 13, ilVanAtal1.2, whole genome shotgun sequence genome, TCCAGTTCATTCTTACAAGTTTGTTATTAAAGTTCAATTTTAAgttcttgtattaaataatagaaagcATCGTCGgactatttcatatatttttttaattcatatttgtatatatatttaagcacttaatgttatcaattcttatgttaataaataaatgaactatttcataaataatttatgaaaattatttatgaaatattcaatacatgatctataaaagtaattgttatttaattgtaaaagttatttatttattttatgtatttcttaGATGGCGATGAATTTGATTATATCGTGGTGGGCGCGGGCGCTGCTGGCAGTGCGGTCGCCGCACGTCTTGCACTCGCCGGCAAGCACGTGTTATTGGTGGAGGCGGGCGGTGATCCAAATATATTGACTAAGGTGTGCTGTTGAATGTGAAAGTGAAGCTAGGGCCTCCTCAATTTCTGTATAAATCTCCTTCGTGAACAGTCCAGTAATGAGACCTTGGAGCAATCAAATGTTCTAACTATCTCTAGCTCATCTCGGCTTTGAATAATAttgatgataattatataataaggttttgttttgtaataatcacaatagtaattttacaaaataacttatttcaGATACCAACAGCGTCATTGGCATTGGGTAATTCTTTTCTTGACTGGTCATATGACACATTGCCCAACGAAAAGTCTTGCCTTGCCTTTAAGGGGCGACGCTGTCGGTTTAGCCGCGGACGGTGCCTCGGTGGCTCCACCAGCATCAACTACATGATGTATACTCGTGGAAACAGAAAAGACTATGATTTTAACATTTCTGGATGGACATGGAAAGATATCGAaccatattttcttaaatatgaaGGCCTACAAGACTTGAATCTTCTTCCTAAATCATCAGCAGCATATCACAATACTTCTGGGGTAGTTTCGATTGGCTATTTCGGAGATTCTGGTAATCCGTGGCACAAAAGAATTATAGAAGGTATGACATCTCTCAATTTTCCATATAATCCAGATGTAAATGCTGAATCTCAAATTGGCGTTTCCAAAGTCTTAGGTTTTACTTCGGGAGGTGAACGAGTAAGCACAGCCAAAGCTTATTTAGAACTGAAGGGTGTTcagagaaatttaaaaatagcaaagaACACACAATGTACGGGAGTTATTATTGACGAGAATAACACAGCGCGAGGAGTTACAGTGTCCAGAAGTGTAAATGAAACATTACGCTTATATGCAAAAAATGAAGTCGTTCTCAGTGCGGGAACTATTGGAAGTGCTCAATTATTAATGCTCTCTGGTGTCGGACTAAAAGAACATTTAAGAGAATTCGGTATTCCAGTTAAGGCGGATTTGTCTGTTGGCAATGAAATGTCAGATCATGTACTACCGCTTATTAACATCAAAGTTGATCATGATGCTTTTTCAGCTTCAAATCCTTTATCAATTGGATTGAAAGGCATTGAAGCTCTACAATGGTTAACCACTAGAACTGGACCGATGACGTCAAATAGTTTGACTGACGTTACAGcttttcttaattcaaattgtTACAACTTTACTCTCAAACGCTTAGTGAACGATAGACCTGAGTGCGCAATACCGaatttacagtttatttatgCTTATTTACATAAAGGAGTTGCAAATATAGCTCAAACTTTTTTACCGATGGCTGGAGAAGTGCTAGAACAGACAATATCAGCTAACGACGAAAGTAGTTTCATTGTTATATCATCTGTGATAATGAGACCCAAGTCACGGGGGTGGATCCGTTTAGCAAGTTCAGACCCACTCGTGCCGCCTGCCATTAATCCTAATTATTTATCCGAAGAAAGCGATGTTAAAGAAATGGTTGAAGCTATAAAAATCATCGAGCAAATGGTTGAAACGCCgatatataagaaatacaacGCATCGATACACCGATTAAAAATCTCTGGCTGTCCTGATGTAGATAAAAATGGGTACTGGGAATGCTATGTACGTCATATGACAAATTCAGTGTACCACGCTGTCGGTACGGCAGCGATCGGCCGCGTTGTGGACGAGCGTTTGAGGGTTAAAGGGATAAAAAACCTTCGAGTTGGTGATGCATCAGTATTGCCCCATCTACCGCGCGGAAACACGGCTGCCGCTATCATAGCGATAGGGGAACGATTAGCAGATTTCTTATTACAAGATCAGTGGTTGTCACGATAAAAAATCGACTTTCTgactttttggaaataaaaatggCAAATGATGGCACAGATGTTTCCGAGGAGTACAGTACAAAGAGGATTAGAATTTCCGTGTCCAAGTAATTCTTTTGGAAACGAATTAACTGTGTCGAACTCATTTAAGAGGCAAGAGGGTGGTAGTTATATATTAGCCGTCATGATATTATGGGTAATTCAAGAGGCTACATATCAACCAACAACAATTAAGGcatcaatcaaataataaagaaacgtTATTTATTCtagttatattagtataaaatgtattttaaataaattaatattttcctgAACTATATTAGTACAGAAATATAGTAATTTGAGAAATGTTTTACTGAGttccaagaaaaaataattcaaataaactgTCACCACAACAGTTTCCTTGGTATACACCATCACCATCAGTGGTATTAAATGGAGTGGCAATAATCTGTGCATAAAGTTAGTTAACAATCTCACAAAATTAGTATATAGTTTATatgctttaataaatatgtttgtaagaTGTATAAATTTCAcgcaaataaagtaaaaataattattcagtgGTTTTGGCCTTTATTATTAACAAGCCGTAATTTACAATCTGAGAAGTCTACTTCCAGAATGTTTATTGCAAAATTAGTGTACATCTACATCATCATTGGTGGCATAACTGtacatttacaacaatattaataataacatccattatattaattgttttgttagaAACGGTGACAAAGGTTATATAAATACGAGAAGTGGAAGCAAGAAAGACTTTTAACACCTGgtcttctcagtagaatttaaattttgaaataaaactagtttttaacggatttaatcgcgtatattaattattttattttaacgtcccgacgtttcgagcactttgcagtgttcgtggtcacgggcagacagtctgcccgtgaccacgaacatagttttatttcaatgtgtaataatcgcgaaaatctaagacaacagaATTTAAATTCcaagccggtggtagctttcaatataatttcatttagtaaaaaaataatgaattcgcAAGAGCTTActcgattaaaatatatgtcgaCGCGAATAACAAAAATGCGCTGATTTGACTTTTATACAGACAAAGTACATAGTTGGCCGTCTGATAGCGTGGCAGTTCGCACTAACGAAACGGGCCGGCGCAAAGTCGACAGGGACAGTTCTCGGTCAACAAGCGTTGGGTGCACTTGCATATCTCCGGCGGAACGTTTGCCTCAGCTTACTATCTATATCTAATTAAAGAATTGTGATTAAATTATTGCCACTATTactgtgattattttatatcaaattaaatgataaacagTTATTGTGTTTGCGTTACTTCCTACCCTCACGAGCCGATAGTGTTGCCATGTCGGATGCGACAGATAATTGTAATCGTGACGAAAAATGCAGATCTTCTAATGGTGTTTCCCTTCACGGCTGAGAacgttatgaaatttattttaaattaaatcctcccaataaacaatattatgtcatatgaGTTGCCTAAACGTTTCACTAAAGGCTCTTTCCAGCTATAGGACTCTcgttgttactttactttttactttcaatacagaatactttattttttacgacGTCGTTTTAAAATTCTGACATTCATTACTCATAAATTTGTATCATTAATTAAAGTCAACTCTCGCGATAACGAATTCGGCCCAGAGATAACTTGGTAAAAAGAGTAACCTAAAAAAGGGCAACTCAAAAGCGATACGAGTTTGATACTCGTATCTTACTTACGTACTTTAAActcttatagttttaatttaaatttagaacagattttttttttttttaaaaattcttgtattcattgttagtaaattgtttcGAAAGTTTGGGACACTTAGGACAGACACActctaaataattaagtttgttaagatgacatatacatatgtagttcTTGTCACAGAAATAGTCTACTATGACCCAAACGTTCTCCGAACAAGGGTTGCTAAAATTATTAGCTTTGTATAAGAAATTTGTGAATCTATAGAAAAGTGCAattgtatgataataaaaaagtgattAGAAGTTAATGTGCGGTCTTATTCGCTACGCTATTTTATGATTTAGGGAATAAACTGGCAGGTGACTTCCCTGATGGGCATCTGGCAGCGTTAGTAGAATTAGCTTGGTAGCCGATGGCAACGAGCGACGAAGTTGCGGTGACGAACATTGGCgcctacaaaaaataaaaatcaaaaccataaattgtattaaatgaacGAACGAATTGTACGTACTGTATTAAGTTTGAATTGACTGTAATATTCAGGTGACAATTATtgagaaagaaaaatataaggaaatatttatttaggattataaaaagtataaaaaaaaacaaaaataaagaataattagtaGATTTGTAGTTGAACTGTGACGGGTTCCAGTAGATTTCATAGTGTAAGTGTCATGTTGGTtgtcttattattaaaagaggAGCACGCGTTACGCcctcttttttatgttaataggGGCAAACGACCAGGAGGAAATTGCCACCAAaggtgattaccaccgcccatggacatctgcaacaccgggttgcaggtgcgttgccggccttttaggaaggagtacgctctttttttaggttttttttctcCTTTCATATTGGTGCTCACACCTATTTCTTCACaatatttctgtttaaaatataagactAAGCAAAAGTGAAGTCAAACTTAAAACAGAATTTCAAAACAGAAGTTCTGTAGTTTGAGAAACATTGCCTTAATTCTTGGCTCGAATAGTATGATAATTTCCAGTCACTTGGTAGGGCTGTCTATCCACTAAATGCGATGAGCTAAACAATACTTTGGTGTATTGGCatagagttattatttttttttagaaagtaCGAAAAGTAGGTAAACCTTTCAgtctataaatattctattctattctattgcTATCTCTCTCTAATCGTATAGGATTTCTATTTCATCGAACTGCAAGAGTGAGAAAATGTACATTcctcttattttttcttacttatactcactaatatattttatacagatctttgattttgatattgcgTGATTGAAAAGGgggtcatcatcatcgtcatcacaACCAGTCAATCACGatcactgctggacataggcctctcccaaagTGCACCAAAGTTCGCCGCCTTCCGAATTCGGTCAGGTCTCTCTATCTGCGTCTACCTAGTTTACCTACCTAGTTTACCTAGCTGGGGCGTATAATAACTCCGGAAGCTATACGTCagagataaattatttgaatttgaagtAAAAGTGATGGATCAATTACTTTTAGAGCACTTAAAGAAAACTAAGCTGCTCTTGTATAATCGGTGAGGTTCTTGATTAttccatagttttatttttgtttttatataggtTTGATGTCTTCTCATTtacatattactttaataaaaaggcAAAGGTCTCCTCTTCTTTTAAGGATTATATTACACTACGCTGGTCCAATACAGATCAGGGGCTACCCTACAAAAGTGGCAGACTTACATCCGTCACATGTAGATatattcacgatgttttttttcacaGCCGAGGCAAGgcacgaataaataaataaaactagttaaGCACATGTGAATTCAGTCGTGCACTACTGGGCTTAAATCTAAAATGTTCGGTTAACCCAGTGGTTAATCGGTGTACATACCGGCTTCTATATGgttatatttttgatgtttaATACGGGCATCGTCTATCTATAACGTGTCttctaatatattgtaaaatctaAGGTCTTTCAGTGTAGGCGACTCCTTTAGATTGTATCTCAGTAGTAAACTTAGTTATCGCTTTAATTAGATTTGAGCGACATTTAACGCCTGACTCATATGTTATAGCAGTTCTCGTAACTCGAAAGCTAAGCGCAAATGTCTAGAATCGCATCGCGAGTTATTTCAAACGAAAcaaattttgaatattcatatttatatttttattataattagactCTGCAAACTCTCACGTGTGTCACTTATTCTGTATGTTTATGACGAAATATTATCGGGGATCACTGGTTTATCTCATTTTATATTGTAagcttatttcaataataatttatgtcctCTTGTGatactaattttaatacaaataatctaAAAGGTACTGTAGGTAAACAAGTTCGAGCAAAAATAGAATGCGCAGGGAGATGCTAAACCTTCATAATATCTTAACTAGATTCGAACTAGACTTAGTTAACTCATAACTAGATTATTTGCATCAGGAAGTGTGCCGCCGGCCACCTGAGCGCCACAACAAGCACAGGTAACGTCTATCACATAGAagcttattaataaagtaaacgaCATTAATTGTAAAGTCGCTCATTCGTTGAAATTCGAccgtgatttattaaataatttataaaattatcagatCATCGTTTTTCATTTGATTgcatttcgtttttaaaaagaaaactgatAACAAAACCGGATAACCTGgtcattattactttaatatatatatatatactttaacaatataaatgagatacgaagttttctcgtagtttattaataaatactaggaAACGCTTTATATAGGAAAATGACTTTCAGCTGGacttaatttcaaaaaaagacGTCTTTGATTTTTTCTACTTAAGCCAGACTGTTTCCTATTAAATGTGTATACTCAAATCACGGTGCAAATAATAGCCACAAAAAGTATGTATGCACGCGTTTGTCAGACGCATGGCATATCGATGTCATGCATGCAAGCCATGCATGCCACgtgtaatgttttgttttattacaaaaacggGTACGATGTTTGTAAATTAGCCCGCCGTCAATAATGAATCATCATTGAAATGTCAAATGTTAGCGCAACCGAAATTTAGGCTAGACTTGTTCTCCTGCCTCAAACTCCTCTATCCCATTTATAGCGTTTGACCTCTCAAAGTTCCTCCTCCTATTAACAGGCAGAGGTACTTAAAgaggtatataatatacattgacCTAAGCACAGTTTCTGTTTCAACATTAGTTGAATATTTGTGTTTAGgttactgtatatttttatataactacacAGAACGTAATAAAACGAAgttgtaaatagttttgtgattgtttatATGTGATATAATCAGAACGATTGATacctacttaattatttatgtctatgttgttttaggttgtggGTTTATAGAGACGACTTTTATAAcacctttaaaattaaattgatcctGTATCCGCGACTGTTCAATTTCCATGGTGTCATCTTAACCATGCCATAACAATAGTTTGAGCAACGTAATGAGTTTGTAATACTTGGAACACTACAATTAATCTTTAGTAATTGTAtcacaacatacatatattattgtatccCTTATTACTTATTCGGATATCGTTTGACCAATGAACGACGAGTATTTTTTCACGACATCTTAAAGAACTTTTTAATTTGCGGCGGCGGTGGTGTCGGAATAATTATACGTGAAAATTACATGATTAATAAAAGGGACCTCCCGATTATTTCGAACTTAAAAGTTAATAGTTGTATGTTATCTAGGACTTTGGGGTAAGCTtaggatataattatatttatattatctatgtcAGACACAAACTGGTACAGTACATGCGACCGGCATTCgcaaaattaagtttaattgatAAGCGGTCGGTGGAACCCCACCCGAGATTATACCGAGGGGGATTTCCTCATCATATTCTTAACCCTTTATAACTTAATATCTTAGTTAATATAAAGTAACTTTTAGTGAAGGTTTGTTACGTTTTTCCTGAAATTTACGAAGCTTCTTgtggaaattaattaaataataaaatgattcaacctctaataattaattgaattacatCGAACCGCGCTCCGATAATTTTAAGCAAAGCAAAATTAAATGAGACGTGGTAAattgaatttcatgaaattaacTCGACTGGAGCCTTTCATTGTTAAAAGAGTATGATCTGATATTAAAgagatacttattttatttttggtgacATTCAGACAAATGACATTGAGATAATAAGAAgtcttaagtttattttaccggtaaggctttgtgcaagcccatcttgTTACATACACGTATCGATAAGTCTACCGCCAGATATTAATACTCTGTACTTGCTGTGTTCTGATTTGTTGAGTGACTGAACCAGCGTTATCGTAGGCACTCATTAAAGTTCTTAAATTTCGTAGTTAGCTtggtcttaatataa is a window encoding:
- the LOC125068381 gene encoding glucose dehydrogenase [FAD, quinone]-like, with translation MYTRGNRKDYDFNISGWTWKDIEPYFLKYEGLQDLNLLPKSSAAYHNTSGVVSIGYFGDSGNPWHKRIIEGMTSLNFPYNPDVNAESQIGVSKVLGFTSGGERVSTAKAYLELKGVQRNLKIAKNTQCTGVIIDENNTARGVTVSRSVNETLRLYAKNEVVLSAGTIGSAQLLMLSGVGLKEHLREFGIPVKADLSVGNEMSDHVLPLINIKVDHDAFSASNPLSIGLKGIEALQWLTTRTGPMTSNSLTDVTAFLNSNCYNFTLKRLVNDRPECAIPNLQFIYAYLHKGVANIAQTFLPMAGEVLEQTISANDESSFIVISSVIMRPKSRGWIRLASSDPLVPPAINPNYLSEESDVKEMVEAIKIIEQMVETPIYKKYNASIHRLKISGCPDVDKNGYWECYVRHMTNSVYHAVGTAAIGRVVDERLRVKGIKNLRVGDASVLPHLPRGNTAAAIIAIGERLADFLLQDQWLSR